The following proteins are encoded in a genomic region of bacterium:
- the dnaE gene encoding DNA polymerase III subunit alpha: MNDFTHLHLHTHFSFLDAMNRIPDLMEAVKAHGQRAVAVTEHGNLCSALQFYKTAKKHGVKPILGCEIYVTPGSRRDRTGGQKHNHHLVLLAENEIGFKNLIRLVNGAHLEGFYYRPRVDHELLERYNEGLIVSSACLSGEVASAILDHRIDEAEKIADWYASVFKGRYYLEIQENGIEDQKLVNEAIVKMASRMNLPLVATNDCHYLTQADAVPHDILLCVDTKKTVHEQKRKRYGSDAFYLRSTREMADLFYDRPQAIKSTSEIAERCNLEIEFGKFLFPGFDVARGETLESTLAQMSRGGLERRLSIAGPAPEMAPRLYEDRLAEEIELISGRGFAGYLLIVQDFMNWARREGIPVGPGRGSAAGSLVCYALGITDIDPLRYGLLFERFMNPERRDNPDIDCDFCGEKRDRVIEYVTGKYGVDNVSQIGSYATMKAKAVVRDIGRALGFPLADVDRVAKMIPGDLDVDLTNALERNPDLRDYLENNAWARELWDVARSLEGLSRHIGKHAAGVVIAPEPLFDLVPLTRDKDGRIITQWDKRGVEEIGLIKFDFLGLITLTIIDKAVKLIEATHGVKIDPETIPIDDTRTFELLGTGQTTGVFQLFSPPMRDLLRRLKPKSIHGIMALIALYRPGPMGLIPEYIDCANGRKEPHYALPILEPILKETYGIMVYQEQVMQVATAVGGLSLGESDLMRRAMSKKSAKDMETFRGKFLEGARARNISGETAKQIWDHLEKFADYGFNKSHSAAYAVVAYQTAYLKANYPIEFFAALMTVDSSSTDKLLPDVAEAREMDFEILPPDINRSKRDFYVENGNIRFGLAAIKGVGVATVDAIIAARERVGGFRGLLHMLEETEHQHINKGAVQSLIRAGCFDSLLPDRARLFAGVDVAFDRVNRILREKQTGQATLFGPSTSPSEAAGDRVLPEVAAWTDKERLENEKEALGFFLTGHPLQQYAKMIRKYASHTCADLREITGRQDATMGIVASIRKVHDTARGRMAVLDIEDLTGSMEAVVYAEPFARHEALIRGNDPILVKGRADSTEKGPKLYIDEAWPLAEADRLRGAEMHIRLPENGMTEGSASILRNILSAAERGKCRPLVHCRVPGVGIAVMRLPSQFHVSPTDEIVHRLQDLLGSDAVDFS; this comes from the coding sequence ATGAACGACTTCACGCATCTGCATCTCCACACGCACTTTTCCTTCCTGGATGCGATGAACCGCATCCCCGACCTCATGGAGGCCGTCAAGGCGCACGGGCAGCGGGCCGTGGCCGTTACCGAGCACGGCAACCTTTGCAGCGCGCTGCAGTTTTACAAGACGGCAAAAAAACACGGCGTCAAACCGATCCTCGGCTGCGAAATCTACGTCACGCCGGGCTCGCGCCGCGATCGCACGGGCGGCCAGAAGCACAACCACCATCTCGTGCTGCTCGCTGAAAACGAGATCGGTTTCAAAAACCTCATCCGCCTTGTGAACGGTGCGCATCTGGAGGGTTTCTACTACCGGCCGCGCGTCGATCACGAGTTGCTCGAGCGTTATAACGAAGGCCTCATCGTCTCGTCGGCGTGCCTCTCGGGCGAGGTGGCGAGCGCCATCCTCGATCATCGCATCGACGAAGCGGAGAAGATCGCCGACTGGTACGCGAGCGTTTTCAAGGGGCGCTACTACCTGGAGATTCAGGAAAACGGTATCGAGGACCAGAAGCTCGTCAACGAGGCGATCGTCAAGATGGCCTCGCGCATGAATCTGCCGCTTGTCGCCACGAACGATTGCCACTATCTGACGCAAGCCGACGCGGTGCCGCACGACATCCTTCTTTGCGTCGACACCAAAAAGACCGTCCACGAGCAAAAACGCAAACGCTACGGATCGGACGCATTTTACCTGCGAAGCACGCGCGAGATGGCCGACCTGTTTTACGACCGGCCGCAAGCGATCAAGAGCACCTCGGAGATCGCGGAGCGCTGCAACCTCGAAATCGAGTTCGGTAAGTTTCTCTTTCCGGGCTTCGACGTCGCACGCGGCGAGACTCTCGAAAGCACGCTCGCGCAGATGTCTCGCGGCGGACTCGAGCGGCGCCTGTCGATCGCGGGTCCCGCACCGGAGATGGCGCCGCGCCTATACGAAGATCGGCTCGCGGAGGAAATCGAACTCATCAGCGGGCGAGGCTTCGCGGGCTACCTGCTCATCGTGCAGGACTTCATGAACTGGGCCCGGCGCGAGGGAATCCCCGTGGGGCCGGGACGCGGCAGCGCGGCGGGCAGCCTTGTGTGCTACGCGCTCGGCATCACGGACATCGATCCGCTGCGTTACGGCTTGTTGTTCGAGCGCTTCATGAACCCCGAGCGCCGGGACAACCCGGACATCGATTGCGATTTCTGCGGTGAGAAACGCGACCGCGTCATCGAATACGTCACCGGCAAATACGGCGTCGATAACGTCAGCCAGATCGGCTCGTACGCGACGATGAAGGCCAAGGCCGTCGTGCGCGATATCGGCCGCGCGCTCGGCTTCCCGCTCGCGGACGTGGACCGCGTGGCCAAGATGATCCCCGGCGATCTCGACGTCGATCTTACCAACGCGCTCGAACGCAATCCCGACCTGCGCGACTACCTCGAGAACAACGCCTGGGCGCGCGAGCTTTGGGACGTGGCGCGCTCGCTCGAGGGGCTCTCGCGCCACATCGGCAAGCACGCGGCGGGCGTCGTCATCGCGCCGGAGCCGCTGTTCGATCTGGTGCCGCTCACGCGCGACAAGGACGGCCGAATCATCACGCAGTGGGACAAGCGGGGCGTGGAGGAAATCGGGCTTATCAAGTTCGACTTTCTGGGCCTGATCACGCTGACGATCATCGACAAGGCCGTGAAGCTGATCGAGGCGACGCACGGCGTGAAAATCGACCCGGAAACGATTCCGATCGACGACACCAGGACCTTTGAATTGCTTGGCACGGGTCAGACGACGGGCGTCTTTCAGCTTTTTTCGCCGCCGATGCGCGACCTGTTGCGCCGGCTCAAGCCCAAGTCGATCCACGGGATCATGGCTCTCATCGCACTCTACCGGCCGGGGCCGATGGGTCTCATCCCCGAGTACATCGACTGCGCCAACGGCCGCAAGGAACCGCACTACGCGCTGCCGATCCTGGAGCCGATCCTGAAGGAGACTTACGGCATCATGGTCTATCAGGAGCAGGTGATGCAGGTCGCCACGGCCGTGGGCGGGTTGTCGCTCGGCGAGTCCGACCTGATGCGTCGCGCGATGAGCAAGAAAAGCGCGAAGGACATGGAGACGTTTCGCGGGAAATTCCTGGAAGGCGCCAGGGCGCGGAACATTTCCGGCGAAACGGCAAAACAAATTTGGGATCATCTGGAAAAATTCGCGGACTACGGTTTCAACAAGAGCCACTCCGCGGCGTACGCCGTCGTCGCGTACCAGACCGCGTACCTCAAGGCCAACTATCCGATCGAGTTTTTCGCGGCGCTCATGACGGTGGATTCGTCGTCCACCGACAAGCTGCTGCCCGATGTCGCCGAGGCGCGCGAGATGGACTTCGAGATCCTGCCGCCCGATATCAATCGTTCGAAACGCGATTTCTACGTCGAGAACGGCAATATCCGGTTCGGCCTCGCGGCGATCAAGGGTGTCGGCGTCGCGACGGTGGACGCGATCATCGCGGCGCGTGAGCGCGTGGGCGGCTTCCGCGGCCTTTTGCACATGCTCGAGGAAACCGAGCACCAGCACATCAACAAGGGCGCGGTCCAAAGCCTGATCCGCGCGGGCTGTTTCGATTCACTGCTGCCGGACCGCGCGCGCCTGTTCGCCGGCGTTGACGTGGCGTTCGATCGCGTCAACCGCATCCTGCGCGAAAAACAGACCGGGCAGGCGACGTTGTTCGGTCCATCGACGAGCCCCTCCGAGGCCGCCGGCGACCGCGTGCTGCCGGAGGTTGCCGCGTGGACAGACAAGGAGCGCCTGGAGAACGAAAAGGAAGCATTGGGTTTTTTCCTTACTGGACACCCGCTTCAGCAGTATGCCAAGATGATTAGGAAGTACGCGTCGCATACCTGCGCGGATTTGCGAGAGATTACGGGCCGGCAGGACGCGACCATGGGCATCGTCGCGTCGATCCGAAAGGTGCACGACACCGCTCGTGGCCGCATGGCGGTCCTGGACATTGAAGATTTGACCGGTTCGATGGAAGCGGTCGTTTACGCCGAGCCGTTCGCTCGGCACGAGGCGTTGATACGGGGGAACGATCCGATCCTCGTGAAGGGGCGGGCGGACTCCACGGAAAAGGGGCCCAAGCTGTATATCGACGAGGCATGGCCGCTCGCCGAGGCGGATCGTTTGCGGGGCGCGGAGATGCACATCCGCCTTCCGGAAAACGGCATGACCGAAGGTTCCGCGTCGATTCTGCGGAACATTTTGTCCGCGGCCGAGCGCGGCAAATGCCGGCCGCTCGTCCACTGCCGGGTGCCCGGCGTCGGCATCGCGGTCATGCGGCTTCCGTCCCAATTCCACGTCTCGCCGACGGATGAAATCGTTCACCGGCTCCAGGATCTTCTGGGAAGCGACGCGGTGGACTTTTCGTAA
- the guaA gene encoding glutamine-hydrolyzing GMP synthase: MFKARDAILILDFGSQYTQLIARRVRELKVYCEIHPCTLDFAKVRELSPSGIILSGGPSSIYDEGAPMADPRIFEYPAPILGICYGMQLVAHVFEGKVARSAHREYGFAEIEIEATDDLFAGFSTSEPEPVWMSHGDRVDALPAGFEVVARSKNSPYAAVRDAARRIWGVQFHPEVVHTPRGAEILGNFVHKICGCGENWTAANFIESTVAGIREQVGEGRVVLGLSGGVDSTVTGVLLDRAIGDRLVAIFVNNGLLRKNEAQQVLAAYRENLHLNVVYVDASDRFLGALAGVTDPETKRKTIGRVFVDVFTDEASKIEGAAFLAQGTLYPDVIESVSFKGPSATIKSHHNVGGLPDTLNLTLVEPLRELFKDEVRAVGREMEVPEELIGRHPFPGPGLAVRIPGEITAERIRILQDADAVFIEEIRAAGWYDRIWQAFAVLLPVRSVGVMGDERSYDNTVALRAVHSRDGMTADWVHLPYDLLARISSRIINEVRGVNRVVYDISSKPPATIEWE, encoded by the coding sequence ATGTTCAAGGCCAGGGACGCGATCCTCATTCTCGATTTCGGTTCGCAGTACACACAGCTCATCGCGCGGCGCGTGCGCGAGTTGAAGGTCTATTGCGAAATCCATCCGTGCACGCTTGATTTCGCGAAGGTGCGCGAGCTGTCGCCGTCCGGGATCATCCTGTCCGGCGGGCCGTCGAGCATCTACGACGAGGGCGCGCCGATGGCCGATCCGCGCATCTTCGAATACCCCGCGCCAATTCTTGGGATCTGCTACGGCATGCAGCTCGTGGCGCATGTCTTCGAAGGGAAGGTCGCGCGTTCCGCGCATCGCGAGTACGGCTTCGCGGAGATTGAAATCGAGGCGACCGACGACTTGTTCGCCGGGTTCTCCACAAGCGAGCCGGAGCCGGTCTGGATGAGCCACGGCGACCGCGTGGACGCGCTGCCCGCCGGATTCGAGGTCGTGGCGCGCTCGAAGAACTCGCCGTACGCGGCGGTGCGCGACGCGGCGCGGCGCATCTGGGGCGTGCAGTTTCATCCGGAGGTGGTGCACACGCCGCGTGGCGCGGAGATCCTCGGCAACTTCGTGCACAAGATCTGCGGCTGCGGCGAAAACTGGACCGCCGCGAATTTCATCGAATCCACCGTGGCGGGTATCCGCGAACAAGTGGGCGAGGGGCGCGTGGTTCTCGGACTGTCCGGCGGCGTCGATTCGACCGTCACGGGCGTGTTGCTGGATCGCGCGATCGGTGATCGCCTCGTGGCGATCTTCGTCAACAACGGGTTGCTGCGCAAAAACGAGGCCCAGCAGGTTCTCGCGGCGTATCGCGAAAATCTTCACCTGAACGTCGTGTATGTCGACGCGTCGGATCGCTTCCTTGGCGCGCTCGCGGGCGTCACGGATCCGGAAACCAAGCGCAAGACGATCGGCCGCGTTTTTGTCGACGTGTTCACCGACGAGGCGAGCAAGATCGAGGGCGCTGCGTTTCTCGCGCAGGGAACGCTCTATCCCGACGTCATCGAATCGGTAAGCTTCAAGGGGCCGTCGGCGACGATCAAGAGCCATCATAACGTCGGCGGGCTTCCGGATACGCTCAACCTGACCCTGGTCGAACCGCTTCGTGAGCTGTTCAAGGATGAGGTTCGCGCGGTCGGCCGCGAGATGGAGGTGCCCGAGGAATTGATCGGCCGGCACCCGTTCCCCGGTCCGGGCCTGGCGGTTCGGATTCCCGGCGAGATCACCGCCGAACGTATCCGCATCCTGCAGGACGCGGACGCGGTTTTCATCGAGGAGATTCGCGCCGCCGGCTGGTACGACCGCATCTGGCAGGCGTTTGCCGTCTTGTTGCCGGTGCGCAGCGTCGGCGTGATGGGCGACGAGCGCAGCTACGACAACACCGTCGCGCTGCGCGCCGTGCATTCGCGCGACGGCATGACGGCGGATTGGGTGCATCTGCCGTACGATCTGCTGGCGCGGATCTCAAGCCGCATCATCAACGAAGTGCGCGGCGTCAACCGCGTCGTGTACGACATCTCCAGCAAGCCCCCGGCCACGATCGAATGGGAATGA
- the hfq gene encoding RNA chaperone Hfq, whose amino-acid sequence MRPRINVQDQFLNQARRERIKITMELTDGQKIHGTIKSFDNYCVVLDGDKFHLIYKHAITNVNVPAGSKMAQIFGEGASQSSYDRGDRPDPRSDRAPKGPSHSE is encoded by the coding sequence ATGAGACCTCGAATCAACGTCCAGGACCAGTTTCTCAACCAGGCCCGCCGGGAGCGCATCAAGATCACCATGGAGCTGACCGACGGCCAGAAAATCCATGGCACGATCAAGAGCTTCGACAACTATTGCGTTGTGCTCGACGGCGACAAATTCCACCTCATTTACAAGCACGCGATCACCAACGTGAACGTCCCGGCCGGAAGCAAGATGGCGCAGATCTTCGGCGAAGGCGCAAGCCAGAGCTCGTACGATCGCGGCGACCGCCCGGATCCACGGTCCGATCGCGCGCCGAAGGGGCCCTCCCATAGCGAGTGA
- a CDS encoding HAMP domain-containing protein produces the protein MAEVRNRRRGLLIDKKLQGKMIGTAVVLLVAALVGFLVVGYASWSTKGVISQAPAGQASSAPLIGIAVVVLILILAIVWYGLHFSHRIVGPVFAFNRHLNWVREGNLTRDLKLRDGDEFQSLAQSFNAMQSSLRRRVREDLEAVERVQKLVTQLAEAAKAGDTNAASVFESMEKELAEVRRRQEGLLAS, from the coding sequence ATGGCCGAGGTCCGTAACAGGCGACGCGGATTGCTCATCGACAAGAAATTGCAGGGGAAGATGATCGGCACGGCGGTCGTTCTCCTTGTCGCCGCGCTCGTGGGGTTCCTTGTCGTCGGGTATGCGTCCTGGTCCACGAAGGGCGTCATCTCGCAGGCGCCGGCCGGACAGGCGTCGTCGGCGCCGCTCATCGGTATCGCGGTCGTCGTCCTGATCCTCATCCTGGCGATCGTATGGTACGGGCTTCACTTTTCGCATCGGATCGTCGGCCCCGTCTTCGCGTTCAATCGCCATCTCAACTGGGTGCGCGAAGGCAATCTGACGCGCGATCTCAAGCTCCGGGACGGAGACGAATTCCAGAGCCTTGCGCAAAGCTTCAACGCCATGCAGAGCTCCTTGCGCCGCCGGGTGCGCGAGGATCTCGAAGCGGTCGAGCGCGTGCAAAAGCTCGTGACGCAACTCGCCGAGGCCGCGAAGGCCGGCGATACGAACGCGGCGTCCGTTTTCGAGTCGATGGAAAAGGAGTTGGCCGAGGTCCGGCGCCGGCAGGAAGGGCTGCTCGCCTCCTGA
- the guaB gene encoding IMP dehydrogenase produces MLSERMTKALTFDDVLLLPGRADFHPQEADIGTNLTRTIRLKIPLMSAAMDTVTESATAIAMAQQGGIGLVHKNLPIETQALEIDRVKKAVSGMILRPITMSPTQRIYEALDIMERYRISGLPVVESGRVVGILTNRDLRFLTDRNKTVGELMTRENLITVPPGTTLEEAKGILHRHRIEKLLVVDDERRLVGLITIKDIEKSEQYPHACKDDHGRYRCGGAVGVTEADRERVAALVEKEIDVVCVDTAHGHSQRVRDMVEWIKANYPDTQVIAGNVATVEGTNELCEAGADGVKVGIGPGSICTTRIVSGVGVPQITAVNECSRAASKFGVPVIADGGVRFSGDVTKALAAGASSVMIGSLFAGTEESPGEVILFQGRSYKVYRGMGSLGAMAEGSADRYSQERVELQKYVPEGVEGRVPYKGPIASVVEQLVGGLRAGMGYTGCRDIETLRTKSRFVEITSAGLSESHTHDVTITKESPNYQRG; encoded by the coding sequence ATGTTGAGCGAACGCATGACGAAGGCCCTGACCTTCGACGATGTCCTTCTGTTACCGGGACGCGCCGATTTTCACCCCCAGGAAGCCGACATCGGCACGAACCTGACGCGGACGATCCGCCTGAAAATTCCGCTGATGTCGGCCGCGATGGACACCGTGACCGAAAGCGCGACGGCGATCGCCATGGCGCAACAAGGCGGCATCGGCCTTGTCCACAAAAATCTGCCGATCGAAACGCAGGCGCTTGAAATTGACCGCGTCAAAAAAGCCGTGTCCGGCATGATCCTGCGCCCGATCACCATGAGCCCCACGCAGCGGATCTACGAAGCGCTCGATATCATGGAGCGTTATCGCATCTCCGGACTGCCGGTCGTCGAGAGCGGGCGCGTCGTCGGCATCCTGACTAACCGTGACCTGCGTTTTCTGACCGACCGAAACAAGACGGTCGGCGAGCTGATGACCAGGGAAAACCTGATCACCGTTCCCCCGGGCACGACACTCGAGGAGGCCAAGGGCATCCTGCACCGGCACCGCATCGAAAAGCTTCTTGTTGTCGATGACGAGCGGCGTCTCGTCGGCCTCATCACGATCAAAGACATCGAAAAGAGCGAACAATATCCGCACGCCTGCAAGGACGACCACGGGCGCTACCGCTGCGGCGGCGCCGTGGGCGTGACCGAAGCCGATCGCGAACGCGTCGCCGCGCTTGTCGAGAAGGAGATCGACGTGGTGTGCGTCGATACGGCGCACGGCCATTCGCAACGCGTGCGCGACATGGTGGAGTGGATCAAGGCAAACTACCCGGACACGCAGGTCATCGCCGGCAACGTCGCGACGGTCGAGGGCACGAACGAGCTTTGCGAGGCCGGCGCGGACGGCGTGAAGGTCGGCATCGGCCCGGGCTCGATCTGCACGACGCGCATCGTCTCGGGCGTCGGCGTTCCGCAGATCACCGCCGTCAACGAGTGCTCGCGCGCGGCGTCGAAATTCGGCGTGCCCGTCATCGCCGACGGAGGCGTGCGTTTTTCCGGCGACGTCACCAAGGCGCTCGCGGCGGGCGCGTCGTCGGTGATGATCGGTTCGCTGTTCGCCGGCACGGAGGAGAGCCCCGGCGAGGTGATTCTCTTCCAGGGGCGCAGCTACAAGGTCTATCGAGGCATGGGCTCTCTCGGCGCGATGGCCGAAGGCAGCGCCGATCGGTACAGCCAGGAGCGGGTGGAGTTGCAAAAATACGTGCCCGAGGGCGTCGAGGGCCGCGTGCCGTACAAGGGGCCGATCGCCTCGGTCGTCGAGCAGCTCGTCGGTGGTCTGCGCGCGGGCATGGGGTACACCGGCTGCCGCGACATCGAAACGCTGCGCACGAAAAGCCGCTTTGTCGAAATCACCTCCGCGGGCCTTTCCGAAAGCCACACCCACGACGTTACGATCACGAAGGAGTCCCCGAACTACCAGCGGGGCTGA
- a CDS encoding HD-GYP domain-containing protein, whose translation MSVNVAELRSPFAELGIDEVAQLRIAHAAAIQTLVRAIESKDPFTAGHYDTVARLAVDVGRRMELLSGDIERLRMGALVMDVGKIAIPTEIWTKPGPLDPNEEAIVREHVAIGARIVEPIVEPWDLAEIVFQHHERYDGSGYPRGLAGDAISVEARILGACDSFVAMTSERAFRQGLEHTEAIAQMRELAGLTFDPAVVLALIEAAGATAES comes from the coding sequence ATGTCCGTCAACGTCGCCGAATTGCGCTCGCCTTTCGCCGAGCTTGGGATCGATGAAGTCGCGCAGCTTCGCATCGCGCACGCGGCCGCGATCCAGACGCTCGTGCGCGCCATCGAAAGCAAGGATCCTTTCACCGCGGGCCACTACGACACGGTTGCGCGCCTGGCGGTGGACGTGGGGCGGCGCATGGAGTTGCTCTCAGGCGACATTGAACGTTTGCGCATGGGCGCGCTCGTGATGGATGTCGGCAAGATCGCCATACCGACGGAAATCTGGACCAAGCCGGGGCCGCTTGACCCCAACGAGGAAGCGATCGTCCGCGAGCACGTGGCGATCGGCGCGCGGATCGTGGAGCCGATCGTCGAGCCCTGGGATCTGGCCGAAATCGTTTTTCAGCACCACGAGCGCTACGACGGTTCGGGCTATCCGCGCGGGCTGGCCGGCGATGCGATCTCCGTGGAGGCCCGCATCCTCGGCGCTTGCGACAGCTTTGTCGCTATGACCTCGGAACGCGCATTCCGGCAGGGGCTGGAACACACCGAGGCGATCGCCCAAATGCGCGAACTCGCGGGGCTGACGTTTGATCCGGCGGTCGTTTTGGCGCTGATCGAGGCGGCCGGGGCGACGGCGGAGAGTTGA
- a CDS encoding porin family protein yields the protein MHKSLAAAAALVLVLALASGAGAKDLTNRISVGYNNQINFGYIGGPNAALADAFFTQQAISSRYWINDLLGVEPMFGYFTAKNDDVGGWALQIAAKVVYNLIMEENMNFYGGGGLGIIPMSIDYGRKEVDETGFLLMGFAGMEFFLEGLPNLAFDVEFGLQYIDIDTYAQISTFGGGFGVMGIRYYF from the coding sequence ATGCACAAATCGCTCGCCGCCGCCGCCGCCCTTGTTCTCGTGCTTGCCCTGGCGTCCGGCGCCGGCGCTAAGGATCTGACAAACCGGATCAGCGTCGGCTACAACAACCAGATCAACTTCGGCTATATCGGCGGACCGAACGCCGCGCTCGCCGACGCGTTTTTCACACAACAGGCGATATCGAGCCGCTACTGGATCAACGACCTGCTCGGCGTGGAGCCGATGTTCGGCTACTTCACGGCCAAGAACGACGACGTGGGAGGCTGGGCGCTCCAGATTGCGGCCAAGGTCGTCTACAACCTCATCATGGAAGAGAACATGAACTTCTACGGCGGCGGCGGGCTGGGGATCATCCCCATGAGCATCGACTACGGCCGCAAGGAAGTGGACGAAACCGGCTTTCTGCTGATGGGATTCGCCGGAATGGAGTTCTTTCTCGAGGGTCTGCCGAACCTGGCGTTCGACGTGGAGTTCGGCCTGCAATACATCGACATCGATACCTACGCGCAGATCAGCACGTTCGGCGGCGGGTTTGGCGTGATGGGGATTCGCTACTACTTCTGA
- a CDS encoding glycosyltransferase family 39 protein, with protein sequence MNATEERFVASDFGRIVRLAAAVAIVLSLGLRAYAVFGAPLNEDEIDALYHGWLIGQGDRMYVDWIDVRMPLTFYANAMLLKMLPDSSAVIVAARAAYQLLVLLALAAVFSAGRRLARGVTGAALALAVFSLFEFQVARTAQVRPDVWVLLFVAAAFAVAARFGSERRRAGDLALTGLCLAGAVLAKQSGVFPAIGIAAFVAAAPREDRRASAIVRDLAILTGSSLAAFGLFVLALIGWNAPSAIEMIYSAWTVFDLNEADRSNIFILLPLALHARILLVALLALVMIHPRIRGRRPLSAPDTFLAAQAWCAAASILVRGKIFEQDLIYPALVLSLVLARVAGPLFDGLNLRRRVAARNLTAIAFFSLVPFLAAATYHARLSSEAIRHHRVAIMSFYGDHEGMHETNLDPVEVKRFFEATYMKTRHHPSQSLATQRRQMDWLLDNVSERESVMTGNNMPIFRHQTHNVVRMDPLRALLGVRDRVDDPSRLQAVCRVEPATCRNDLNPGERAVLVLEMRPPRIIVLDYAVADLIFGAPEVFNWVAENYQFRFHGETLSFVAYRKGPPPLTG encoded by the coding sequence GTGAACGCCACGGAGGAGCGGTTCGTCGCGTCGGACTTCGGGCGGATCGTACGCCTTGCCGCCGCCGTCGCCATCGTCCTTTCGCTGGGGTTGCGCGCGTATGCCGTTTTCGGAGCGCCGCTCAACGAGGACGAAATCGACGCGCTGTACCACGGCTGGCTGATCGGACAGGGCGATCGCATGTATGTCGACTGGATCGACGTTCGCATGCCGCTGACGTTCTACGCAAACGCCATGCTGCTGAAAATGCTGCCCGACTCCTCCGCCGTGATCGTCGCCGCGCGCGCGGCCTATCAGCTCCTTGTGCTTCTGGCGTTGGCGGCGGTCTTTTCCGCCGGGCGGCGACTCGCGCGCGGCGTGACGGGGGCCGCGCTCGCGCTTGCCGTGTTCTCTCTATTCGAGTTTCAGGTCGCGCGCACCGCGCAGGTGCGGCCGGATGTTTGGGTGTTGCTTTTCGTCGCGGCGGCATTCGCCGTCGCCGCCCGATTCGGATCAGAGCGGCGACGCGCCGGCGACCTGGCGCTCACCGGACTCTGCCTGGCCGGAGCGGTGCTCGCGAAACAAAGCGGCGTCTTCCCGGCGATTGGGATTGCGGCCTTTGTCGCCGCCGCGCCGCGAGAGGATCGCCGCGCCTCGGCGATCGTCCGCGATCTCGCCATTCTCACCGGATCGTCGCTTGCCGCCTTTGGCCTTTTCGTCCTGGCGCTTATCGGATGGAACGCGCCGTCGGCGATCGAGATGATCTACAGCGCGTGGACGGTTTTTGACCTGAACGAGGCCGACCGATCCAACATCTTCATCCTCTTGCCGCTCGCGTTGCACGCGCGAATCCTGCTTGTCGCGCTTCTGGCGCTTGTCATGATTCATCCGCGCATTCGCGGCCGGCGACCGCTGTCGGCGCCCGATACTTTTCTCGCCGCGCAGGCATGGTGTGCCGCCGCCTCTATCCTGGTGCGCGGAAAAATATTCGAGCAGGATCTCATCTATCCGGCGCTCGTCCTTTCGCTTGTCCTTGCCCGGGTCGCCGGGCCGCTGTTCGACGGACTCAACCTGCGACGGCGGGTGGCGGCGCGAAACCTGACCGCGATCGCGTTTTTCTCGCTCGTGCCGTTCCTCGCGGCGGCCACCTACCATGCGCGTCTTTCAAGCGAGGCGATTCGCCACCATCGCGTCGCCATCATGAGCTTTTATGGCGACCACGAGGGCATGCACGAAACAAATCTTGATCCCGTCGAGGTCAAGCGATTTTTCGAAGCGACCTACATGAAAACTCGCCACCATCCGAGTCAATCGCTGGCGACGCAACGCCGTCAAATGGACTGGTTGCTCGACAACGTCTCGGAGCGCGAATCCGTGATGACAGGGAACAACATGCCGATCTTCCGGCATCAGACGCACAACGTCGTGCGCATGGATCCGTTGCGCGCCCTGCTTGGTGTTCGCGATCGCGTGGACGATCCGTCCCGCCTCCAGGCCGTTTGCCGCGTCGAACCGGCGACGTGCCGCAATGATTTGAATCCCGGTGAACGCGCGGTGCTGGTGCTGGAGATGCGGCCGCCGCGAATCATCGTCCTTGACTACGCGGTCGCGGATCTGATTTTCGGCGCGCCCGAGGTGTTCAATTGGGTCGCGGAAAACTACCAGTTTCGCTTCCACGGCGAGACGCTCTCGTTTGTCGCCTACAGAAAAGGCCCGCCTCCGCTGACCGGCTGA